Proteins from one Pontibacter korlensis genomic window:
- the nrfD gene encoding NrfD/PsrC family molybdoenzyme membrane anchor subunit — protein MQHVSPIREPLVTGGKTYHDITEDVCRQVEAKPNARWAAALAVALVGLAIFIYSVYRTLWYGIGEWGLNKTVGWAWDITNFVWWVGIGHAGTLISAILLLFRQKWRTSINRAAEAMTIFAVICAAMFPVLHMGRPWLAYWVLPLPNTFGSLWVNFNSPLLWDVFAISTYFSVSLVFWYIGLIPDFATIRDRATGPIARRAYAVLSMGWTGSAKAWSRYETVSLILAGLATPLVLSVHTIVSMDFATSVIPGWHTTIFPPYFVAGAIFSGFAMVLTLMIITRKVFFLEDYITLEHVESMNKVIILTGSIVGIAYTTEFFIAWYSGVEYEQYAFINRAFGPYWWAYWSMMTCNVITPQLFWFRKIRRSLTATFIISIFVNIGMWFERFVIIVTSLHRDFLPSSWAMFSPTIIDIGVYVGTIGLFFTLFLLFCKFFPVVNMAEVKAILKSSSEVKHHHNATMHSTDKGLNTNRHHNE, from the coding sequence ATGCAGCATGTATCTCCGATAAGAGAGCCTCTTGTAACGGGGGGGAAAACATACCACGACATCACTGAAGATGTCTGCAGACAAGTGGAGGCCAAGCCCAACGCACGTTGGGCGGCTGCCCTTGCCGTTGCACTGGTTGGCTTAGCTATATTTATCTACTCTGTATACCGCACCCTATGGTACGGTATCGGTGAGTGGGGCCTTAACAAAACAGTAGGTTGGGCATGGGATATCACCAACTTCGTATGGTGGGTAGGTATTGGTCACGCCGGTACACTAATCTCAGCAATCCTCCTGTTGTTCCGTCAGAAGTGGAGAACTTCTATTAACCGTGCAGCAGAGGCGATGACAATCTTCGCCGTAATTTGTGCGGCTATGTTCCCAGTTCTTCATATGGGTCGTCCATGGCTGGCATACTGGGTACTTCCGTTGCCAAACACGTTCGGATCACTGTGGGTGAACTTTAACTCACCGCTTCTTTGGGACGTATTCGCGATCTCAACTTACTTCTCTGTATCGCTGGTGTTCTGGTACATCGGACTGATCCCAGACTTTGCTACCATCCGCGACCGCGCTACTGGTCCAATTGCAAGAAGAGCTTACGCTGTACTTTCAATGGGCTGGACTGGTTCTGCTAAAGCTTGGTCTCGCTATGAAACAGTATCCCTGATTCTGGCAGGTCTTGCAACACCACTGGTACTTTCAGTACACACCATCGTATCGATGGACTTTGCAACATCTGTAATTCCAGGATGGCATACTACAATCTTCCCTCCATACTTCGTGGCAGGTGCGATTTTTTCTGGTTTTGCCATGGTGTTAACCCTGATGATCATCACCAGAAAAGTATTCTTCCTGGAGGACTATATCACACTGGAGCACGTGGAGTCTATGAACAAGGTAATTATCCTTACAGGCTCTATCGTAGGTATTGCTTATACTACTGAATTCTTCATCGCGTGGTATTCAGGTGTTGAGTATGAGCAGTATGCCTTCATCAACCGTGCTTTCGGTCCTTACTGGTGGGCTTACTGGTCTATGATGACTTGTAACGTAATTACTCCACAGTTATTCTGGTTCAGAAAAATCAGAAGAAGCTTAACAGCCACTTTCATCATCTCTATCTTCGTGAATATCGGTATGTGGTTCGAGCGTTTCGTGATCATCGTAACCTCACTACACAGAGACTTCCTGCCTTCTTCTTGGGCTATGTTCTCTCCAACCATTATCGACATCGGAGTTTATGTTGGTACAATAGGATTGTTCTTTACTCTGTTCCTGTTGTTCTGTAAGTTTTTCCCAGTAGTGAACATGGCTGAGGTGAAAGCAATCCTGAAATCTTCTTCAGAGGTTAAGCACCACCACAACGCAACAATGCACTCTACTGATAAGGGTTTGAACACTAATAGACATCACAATGAATAA
- a CDS encoding DUF3341 domain-containing protein yields the protein MNKKFVLGIYDDEDVLLTAIENIRAAGTKIYDVFSPYPVHGIDDVLGIKRSRLPIVAFFGGLFGMSFALWMQIWMLGFDWPMIIGGKPHIALPSFIPVTFELTVLCSAFSMVITFFIVSKLKPSLKVNVFDKRSTDDKFVMAIEVKEGVTDMSALNNLLRSNGAIEVNEKEVVK from the coding sequence ATGAATAAGAAGTTTGTTCTAGGTATTTATGATGATGAAGATGTGCTGCTAACAGCCATCGAGAATATCCGCGCCGCCGGTACTAAAATTTACGACGTATTTTCTCCATACCCTGTGCACGGCATTGATGATGTGTTAGGTATCAAGCGTTCAAGATTACCGATTGTTGCTTTCTTTGGAGGTTTATTCGGTATGTCATTCGCTCTGTGGATGCAGATCTGGATGCTTGGTTTCGACTGGCCAATGATCATTGGTGGTAAGCCACATATTGCGCTTCCATCTTTCATTCCGGTAACGTTTGAGTTGACTGTACTTTGCAGTGCCTTCAGTATGGTGATTACATTCTTTATTGTATCGAAACTGAAGCCATCTCTGAAAGTAAATGTTTTCGATAAGCGCTCTACAGACGATAAGTTTGTGATGGCAATAGAGGTGAAGGAAGGAGTAACTGATATGTCTGCTCTTAACAACCTGCTTCGCTCTAACGGTGCTATTGAAGTTAATGAGAAGGAGGTAGTAAAATAA
- a CDS encoding c-type cytochrome, which yields MKRISKIGFKASAILFSAAILISCSNEQEPGLEYAPDMYHSIPLDPYSQIKDNKYNPAGMNMREPAKGTVARGKKGYNLYLSEDNAETAGNELKNPLAYNEENLAQGKVLYTRFCAPCHGEQGDGQGLVGQKFKGVPSYSVGRVAELPAGHIFHVITYGRGRMMPHGSQVDPTERWKIVMYVQQLQKGEAAAATPTDSQAAEEANGEPGTDNPVTGTPNN from the coding sequence ATGAAAAGAATTTCGAAAATAGGCTTCAAGGCCTCTGCTATACTTTTCTCTGCAGCGATTCTTATCTCCTGCAGCAATGAGCAAGAACCAGGTCTGGAGTATGCTCCGGACATGTACCACTCTATTCCGCTAGATCCTTATTCACAGATTAAGGATAATAAGTATAACCCAGCCGGAATGAACATGCGTGAGCCTGCAAAAGGTACTGTTGCACGCGGTAAGAAAGGCTATAACCTATACTTGTCAGAGGATAACGCTGAAACGGCAGGTAATGAACTGAAGAATCCTCTAGCTTATAATGAGGAGAACCTGGCACAAGGTAAAGTACTGTACACTCGTTTCTGTGCTCCATGCCATGGCGAACAAGGAGACGGACAAGGTTTGGTAGGACAAAAGTTCAAAGGTGTACCATCATACTCTGTTGGTCGCGTTGCTGAACTACCAGCTGGTCACATTTTCCATGTGATTACTTACGGAAGAGGTCGAATGATGCCACACGGCTCACAGGTAGACCCTACTGAACGCTGGAAAATTGTAATGTATGTGCAACAGCTTCAAAAAGGTGAAGCAGCGGCAGCAACACCAACTGATTCTCAAGCTGCAGAAGAAGCTAATGGTGAGCCTGGCACAGACAATCCTGTAACCGGAACTCCTAATAACTAA
- a CDS encoding cytochrome c oxidase subunit II — protein sequence MITIAIGLSIVLLLVILFLLFRIGTLASIFRGSSVRAAGTTKTSNRVNGTLLLLFLVLGGAAFAWSFADAWDEMNLPLASVHGEWTDNLFWTTMIIIGIVFVITQVLLFIYSYKYQHKDDKRAYYYPHNNKLEIVWTMIPAVVMALLVFGGWKTWTKITSAAPEDAVVIEVMGKQFNWMVRYPGADGQLGVARHTLIDATNEFGVDFSDPNAQDDFMPREIHVPKGKPVLLKIRSRDVIHSVFMPHFRLKMDAVPGMPTKFWFVPSKTTNEMANETGNPDFKYELACTEICGRGHFAMRFIVVVDEPEDYEAWLAEQKPFVEQNPQVLAKFSTESSKTLVAEAHQEEKATEVKTEL from the coding sequence ATGATTACGATCGCCATTGGTTTATCCATAGTTCTATTACTGGTTATCCTGTTCCTGCTTTTCAGGATAGGAACGCTCGCTTCAATATTCCGAGGATCGTCGGTGCGTGCGGCTGGTACTACAAAAACAAGTAACCGTGTTAACGGTACTCTACTACTACTATTTCTTGTGCTGGGTGGCGCTGCTTTTGCATGGTCATTCGCAGATGCATGGGACGAAATGAACCTGCCGTTGGCATCTGTTCATGGTGAGTGGACAGACAACCTGTTCTGGACAACCATGATCATCATCGGTATTGTGTTTGTCATCACACAGGTGCTTCTGTTTATCTACTCTTACAAGTACCAGCACAAAGACGACAAGCGTGCCTATTATTACCCGCACAACAACAAGCTTGAAATTGTTTGGACAATGATCCCAGCAGTTGTGATGGCTTTGCTGGTATTTGGTGGCTGGAAGACCTGGACTAAAATCACAAGCGCAGCTCCAGAAGATGCTGTGGTGATTGAAGTAATGGGTAAGCAGTTTAACTGGATGGTTCGCTACCCAGGTGCCGACGGTCAGTTGGGAGTTGCAAGACATACACTTATAGATGCTACAAATGAGTTTGGTGTTGACTTCAGCGATCCAAACGCGCAGGATGACTTCATGCCACGTGAGATCCACGTGCCAAAAGGTAAGCCAGTACTTCTGAAGATCAGATCTCGTGATGTGATTCACAGTGTTTTCATGCCGCACTTCCGTCTGAAAATGGATGCTGTACCAGGTATGCCAACTAAGTTCTGGTTTGTACCAAGCAAAACTACTAACGAAATGGCCAATGAGACCGGTAACCCGGATTTCAAGTATGAGCTTGCTTGTACTGAAATTTGCGGACGTGGCCACTTTGCAATGCGCTTTATCGTGGTAGTTGATGAGCCTGAGGATTACGAAGCATGGTTAGCAGAGCAAAAGCCTTTCGTAGAGCAAAATCCTCAAGTACTGGCAAAATTCTCTACTGAGTCTTCTAAAACATTAGTAGCAGAAGCGCATCAGGAGGAAAAAGCCACAGAAGTAAAAACTGAGTTGTAG
- a CDS encoding cytochrome c oxidase subunit I, with protein MSSTDISINRDVHHVHEEHDHHHDQNFFEKYIFSLDHKVIAKQFLFMGVFWAFIGGFLSILFRLQLGWPEATFSFLEPILGGWVENGKLNPEFYLALVTMHGTIMVFFVLTAGLSGTFSNFLIPLQIGARDMASGFMNMLSFWIFFLASIVMFCSLFIETGPAAGGWTVYPPLSALPEAIQGSGDGMSMWLISMALFIVSQLLGGVNYITTVINLRTKGMSMTKLPLTIWAFFLTAILGLLAFPVLFSAALLLIFDRSFGTSFFLSDIYIAGQALTNTGGSPILFQHLFWFLGHPEVYIVIMPAFGIVSEVIATNSRKPIFGYRAMIGSLIGISVLSFVVWAHHMFVTGMNPFLGSVFMFLTLIIAVPSAVKVFNYIATLWRGNIRFTTAMMFAIGFVSLFISGGLTGIILGNSALDIQLHDTYFVVAHFHLVMGAAAFFGMFAGVYHWFPKMFGRMMDEKLGFVHFWFTFISVYLVFMPMHYIGIAGFPRRYYNWTGFEAFNIFTDLNTFISAAAIFGFTAQFVFLFNFIYSIFRGRRASANPWHSNTLEWTTPVLPGHGNWPGPLPVVYRWPYDYSKPGAEEDYIPQTVPFSQTQSSNLPNERDVE; from the coding sequence ATGTCTAGTACAGATATTTCGATTAACAGGGATGTACATCATGTTCACGAGGAGCATGATCATCATCACGATCAAAATTTTTTTGAGAAGTATATCTTTAGCTTAGACCATAAGGTAATTGCCAAGCAGTTCCTGTTCATGGGTGTCTTCTGGGCTTTTATAGGTGGCTTCTTATCAATTTTATTCCGTTTGCAGTTAGGCTGGCCAGAGGCTACCTTCTCATTCCTGGAGCCAATACTTGGTGGCTGGGTAGAAAACGGAAAACTTAACCCTGAGTTCTACCTTGCACTGGTTACCATGCACGGTACCATCATGGTATTTTTCGTACTTACAGCAGGTCTGAGCGGTACCTTCAGTAACTTCCTGATTCCGCTGCAGATCGGTGCCCGTGATATGGCATCAGGCTTTATGAACATGCTTTCTTTCTGGATTTTTTTCCTGGCAAGTATAGTAATGTTCTGCTCGCTGTTTATTGAGACAGGCCCTGCGGCAGGTGGTTGGACGGTATACCCGCCACTGAGTGCTCTTCCTGAAGCAATACAAGGTTCAGGTGATGGTATGTCTATGTGGTTGATCTCGATGGCGCTGTTCATCGTGTCTCAGCTGCTAGGTGGTGTGAACTATATCACTACTGTTATCAACCTGCGTACAAAAGGTATGTCAATGACGAAGTTGCCGCTTACGATCTGGGCCTTCTTCCTGACAGCAATCCTTGGCCTACTGGCCTTCCCGGTACTTTTCTCAGCGGCGCTGTTGCTGATTTTTGACCGTAGCTTTGGCACTAGCTTCTTCCTGTCTGATATCTATATCGCAGGACAGGCACTAACTAACACTGGCGGTAGCCCAATCCTGTTCCAGCACTTGTTCTGGTTCCTGGGTCACCCAGAGGTATATATCGTGATCATGCCAGCTTTTGGTATTGTATCTGAGGTAATTGCTACTAACTCACGTAAGCCAATCTTTGGTTACCGCGCCATGATTGGTTCACTGATCGGTATATCTGTACTTTCTTTCGTAGTATGGGCGCACCACATGTTCGTGACAGGTATGAACCCGTTCCTTGGGTCTGTGTTCATGTTCCTGACGCTGATTATTGCGGTACCTTCTGCGGTAAAAGTTTTTAACTACATAGCAACGTTATGGAGAGGTAACATCCGATTCACTACTGCTATGATGTTCGCTATCGGATTCGTATCGCTGTTCATCTCTGGAGGTTTGACAGGTATCATTCTGGGTAACTCTGCACTGGACATTCAGCTGCACGATACTTACTTCGTGGTAGCACACTTCCACCTGGTGATGGGTGCGGCGGCCTTCTTCGGAATGTTTGCTGGTGTATACCACTGGTTCCCTAAGATGTTCGGCCGTATGATGGATGAGAAGCTTGGATTTGTTCACTTCTGGTTTACGTTTATTTCTGTATACCTGGTGTTCATGCCAATGCACTACATCGGTATTGCCGGCTTCCCAAGAAGATATTACAACTGGACAGGTTTTGAGGCTTTCAACATCTTTACAGACTTGAATACATTCATCAGTGCTGCTGCTATCTTTGGTTTCACTGCTCAGTTTGTATTCCTGTTCAACTTTATCTACAGCATCTTCCGTGGTAGAAGAGCTAGTGCTAACCCATGGCATTCAAACACACTGGAGTGGACTACTCCTGTGCTGCCAGGACATGGCAACTGGCCAGGTCCGCTGCCTGTAGTATACAGATGGCCTTATGACTACAGCAAGCCGGGTGCTGAAGAAGATTATATTCCACAGACAGTTCCTTTCTCGCAGACGCAGTCTTCAAACCTGCCAAACGAGAGAGATGTTGAATAA
- a CDS encoding COX15/CtaA family protein, which translates to MANKSFQYKRFRNIGVLTVFAVYFLILVGGIVRSTGSGMGCPDWPKCFGSWVPPTDVSQLPDDYLEVYKQKRIEKNQKLAGYLDNIGFDNVSSAIFSHPSQYIETEFNVTKTWIEYLNRLVGVLIGIFIFLTVVYAVPFLKRDKTVFYLALGSFLLVGVQGWLGSIVVSTNLLPITITIHMALALVIVAMLQYAVARADKNSFSAEISYSPKLNLLLWILATVTFGQILLGTQVREEVDLVSFMLGGTERATWVEKLGTSFYIHRSFSIVLLALHVYVALQIYRLQNRRLNMLTSAMLVIVGAEVLIGVLLSYFAIPPVLQPLHLTLAALLFGVQFQLLIIYHYASRKAENPQVVVDK; encoded by the coding sequence ATGGCTAACAAATCTTTTCAATATAAAAGATTTAGAAATATAGGAGTACTAACAGTATTTGCTGTGTACTTCCTAATATTAGTCGGAGGAATCGTAAGAAGTACAGGTTCAGGTATGGGTTGCCCAGACTGGCCTAAATGCTTCGGCAGTTGGGTTCCTCCGACTGATGTTAGCCAATTACCAGATGACTACCTTGAGGTATACAAACAAAAACGAATAGAGAAAAATCAGAAGCTAGCAGGATACCTGGATAACATAGGTTTCGACAATGTTTCTTCCGCTATTTTCTCTCACCCTAGCCAGTACATTGAAACGGAGTTCAACGTTACAAAGACCTGGATCGAGTACTTAAATCGTTTAGTTGGTGTACTGATAGGTATTTTTATTTTCTTGACTGTAGTTTATGCAGTTCCTTTTCTAAAACGGGATAAGACAGTTTTTTATCTCGCATTGGGAAGTTTCTTGTTGGTAGGGGTACAGGGCTGGTTAGGATCAATTGTTGTTTCTACCAATTTGTTGCCAATAACAATTACTATACATATGGCTCTTGCCTTGGTAATTGTGGCCATGCTGCAGTATGCAGTAGCACGCGCTGACAAGAACAGCTTCTCCGCTGAAATCAGCTATTCTCCTAAGCTTAATTTGCTGCTTTGGATATTAGCTACTGTTACTTTCGGGCAAATTTTGCTTGGAACTCAAGTACGAGAAGAAGTTGATCTGGTGTCCTTCATGTTGGGTGGTACTGAAAGAGCAACATGGGTAGAAAAGCTAGGAACAAGCTTTTATATTCACCGCTCTTTCTCGATTGTACTGTTAGCTCTGCATGTATATGTGGCCCTTCAAATATACAGGTTGCAGAACCGTCGACTTAACATGTTGACATCTGCAATGCTGGTTATAGTAGGGGCAGAGGTCTTGATTGGGGTGTTACTTTCTTATTTTGCGATCCCTCCAGTTCTACAACCACTGCACTTAACTCTTGCAGCTTTACTGTTTGGAGTGCAGTTCCAACTATTGATTATTTACCATTACGCCTCTCGCAAGGCTGAAAATCCGCAAGTAGTAGTTGATAAATAA
- the cyoE gene encoding heme o synthase — MANKATAYFQLLKFRLSLTVAFSSAIGFILGYPNSRWYDIALVMLGGILVTGAANIINQILEKDLDKHMKRTSNRPLPTGRVTVMEAAVYGVILGVAGTALLGMYFNPLAAALSLLSLVLYGFIYTPLKRISPICVFVGAIPGAMPPLIGWVAATGAIEVEAIILFGIQFFWQFPHFWAIAWVLDDDYKKAGFKMLPMAGGKNLKTAIQIMSYTLVLIPLSLLPLQFGMTGITSAMIAVVCGVLFLAQTFYLMRTCSKKAAMSIMFGSFLYLPIVQIAFVLDKL; from the coding sequence ATGGCTAATAAAGCAACAGCATATTTTCAGCTTTTAAAGTTTCGCTTGAGCCTGACTGTTGCTTTCTCAAGTGCCATTGGCTTTATATTAGGCTATCCAAATTCCCGCTGGTATGACATTGCTCTTGTGATGTTAGGAGGGATATTGGTTACAGGTGCCGCGAACATCATAAATCAGATTCTTGAGAAGGATCTTGATAAGCATATGAAGCGAACTTCTAACAGACCTCTACCAACAGGTAGAGTAACTGTGATGGAGGCTGCAGTATATGGAGTGATATTAGGTGTGGCAGGTACAGCCCTTTTGGGAATGTATTTTAATCCACTCGCTGCGGCATTATCATTATTATCATTGGTGCTATATGGTTTCATATATACACCTCTTAAAAGGATAAGCCCTATATGTGTATTTGTAGGAGCTATACCAGGAGCTATGCCTCCACTTATTGGATGGGTAGCCGCAACTGGTGCCATAGAGGTTGAAGCAATAATTTTATTTGGCATTCAGTTCTTCTGGCAGTTCCCGCATTTCTGGGCTATTGCATGGGTGTTAGACGATGATTATAAAAAAGCAGGATTCAAAATGCTTCCAATGGCTGGAGGTAAAAATTTGAAGACAGCGATCCAGATCATGAGCTACACCTTAGTGCTGATCCCTCTGAGTTTGTTGCCATTACAGTTTGGCATGACAGGTATAACATCTGCCATGATAGCGGTAGTTTGCGGCGTGCTCTTTTTGGCTCAAACATTTTACCTGATGCGCACATGCTCCAAAAAAGCAGCCATGAGTATAATGTTTGGTTCTTTTCTGTATCTGCCTATTGTGCAGATAGCCTTTGTGTTAGATAAATTATAG
- a CDS encoding cytochrome c oxidase subunit 3, protein MANFSKEDQTGRGGVHPLKFSLWLIIISIIMMFAAFTSAYIVRREEGNWLEFDLPSILLINTIVIVLSSVTMQLAHNAAKQNSMSRLKLMLLLTLGLGVAFLIGQWYGWAELVENNIYFGGTGSNPSGSFLYVLTGVHGFHLITGLIFVLITLLSSLKYKVHSKNMLRIQLCTVYWHFLGGLWLYLYIFLRINH, encoded by the coding sequence ATGGCTAACTTTTCAAAAGAAGATCAAACAGGCCGCGGCGGTGTACACCCGTTAAAGTTTTCGCTGTGGTTGATTATTATCAGTATTATAATGATGTTTGCAGCTTTTACAAGCGCATACATTGTTAGAAGAGAAGAAGGTAACTGGCTTGAGTTCGATCTGCCAAGCATACTTCTGATCAATACAATTGTAATTGTACTAAGCTCAGTTACGATGCAACTGGCACACAATGCCGCGAAGCAGAATAGCATGAGTCGCTTGAAACTGATGTTGCTTTTAACCTTAGGTTTAGGAGTAGCTTTCCTGATAGGACAGTGGTATGGATGGGCTGAACTAGTAGAGAACAACATCTATTTCGGAGGTACAGGAAGTAACCCTTCTGGTTCATTTCTGTATGTTTTAACAGGAGTACACGGTTTCCACCTTATCACAGGGCTAATTTTCGTCCTGATTACATTGCTTAGTAGCCTGAAGTATAAAGTGCATTCTAAAAATATGCTGCGCATACAATTGTGTACAGTGTACTGGCACTTTTTAGGCGGACTTTGGCTATATTTGTACATATTCTTAAGAATAAATCACTAA
- a CDS encoding cytochrome c oxidase subunit 3 codes for MSTSTTLEAPNSGTWDGGNEPMKASYGKLMMWFFLLSDAFTFGAFLIVYGLARHAHTPYTGDAEAFTFSTEWWPIPEKVFNAFPGFHGVDLPLAFVALMTMILILSSVTMVLAVEAGHRMDKNDVQKWLLWTILFGATFLGCQAWEWAHFITGTDEGMLLADGTRIYGANLTINQYGPPLFADLFFFITGFHGTHVFTGFILLIIAFINTVNGVYHKRGHYEMVEKIGLYWHFVDLVWVFVFTFFYLI; via the coding sequence ATGTCTACTTCAACTACGCTGGAAGCACCTAATTCAGGTACATGGGACGGTGGCAATGAGCCAATGAAAGCGAGCTATGGTAAACTCATGATGTGGTTTTTCCTGCTCTCAGATGCGTTTACCTTTGGTGCCTTTCTTATTGTTTATGGATTAGCACGCCATGCTCACACGCCTTACACAGGCGATGCTGAAGCATTTACCTTCTCGACAGAATGGTGGCCAATCCCAGAAAAAGTATTCAATGCCTTCCCTGGTTTTCATGGGGTAGACCTGCCACTTGCCTTTGTGGCCTTGATGACGATGATTCTGATTTTAAGCTCAGTAACTATGGTACTGGCAGTAGAAGCAGGACACCGTATGGACAAAAACGATGTACAAAAGTGGCTTCTCTGGACCATCCTTTTTGGTGCTACTTTCTTGGGTTGCCAGGCTTGGGAGTGGGCTCACTTTATCACTGGTACTGACGAAGGTATGCTGCTGGCAGATGGTACACGTATCTATGGTGCGAACCTGACAATCAACCAGTATGGCCCTCCATTGTTTGCTGACCTGTTTTTCTTTATTACAGGTTTCCACGGAACACACGTATTCACAGGCTTTATCCTTCTAATCATCGCCTTCATTAACACAGTTAATGGCGTATATCATAAGAGAGGTCACTACGAAATGGTAGAGAAAATTGGTCTTTACTGGCACTTTGTAGACCTTGTTTGGGTATTTGTGTTTACATTCTTCTACCTGATTTAA
- a CDS encoding cytochrome C oxidase subunit IV family protein translates to MAHHHTENDFHQTGEIPKPQTKAIWRTFGILVGLTALEFLFAFTMDAGTARNAIFIILTIFKAFYIVSEFMHLKHETKSLIWSIIIPLALVVWLMVALLAEGSYYYESITNYFK, encoded by the coding sequence ATGGCACATCATCATACAGAAAACGATTTTCATCAAACAGGTGAGATTCCAAAGCCACAGACAAAGGCTATCTGGAGAACGTTTGGTATACTTGTAGGACTTACAGCGCTTGAATTCCTTTTTGCATTTACTATGGATGCTGGTACAGCGCGTAACGCCATCTTCATCATCCTTACTATTTTCAAAGCATTCTATATCGTGTCTGAGTTTATGCACTTGAAGCATGAAACAAAGTCTTTGATCTGGTCTATTATTATTCCGCTTGCTTTGGTTGTATGGCTAATGGTAGCACTTCTTGCTGAAGGTAGCTATTACTACGAGTCCATCACAAATTACTTCAAATAA
- a CDS encoding SCO family protein, whose protein sequence is MKPVKALILGILLLVPILIFIFISVFGTHHFSLKTYYPKLDDFGKVVLNAAGDTVFQYVPYFELESHTGVTVQQSDLDESIFIASFFSPACTDSCLKVFSQLVRVQEVFENNPDVKLVSIGVNPLSDSLQSVQNLAQEYQVNSDKWFLLIGDTSEVVPLVTEGFHERYEMIGDTIAHSHRLVLVDKEKNIRGVYKGADPEDADRLILEINVLLDEYSKRK, encoded by the coding sequence ATGAAACCTGTAAAGGCACTAATATTAGGTATCCTTCTATTAGTGCCTATTCTTATTTTTATATTTATCAGTGTCTTCGGAACACATCACTTCTCTCTAAAAACTTATTACCCAAAACTTGACGATTTTGGCAAGGTTGTGCTAAATGCGGCAGGAGATACTGTGTTTCAGTATGTGCCTTATTTTGAACTAGAATCACATACAGGTGTAACGGTACAGCAGTCAGACCTTGATGAGAGTATTTTTATAGCTAGTTTCTTTAGCCCTGCTTGTACAGACTCTTGCTTAAAAGTTTTCTCTCAATTAGTTAGGGTTCAGGAGGTTTTCGAGAACAATCCCGACGTTAAGCTTGTTTCTATAGGAGTAAACCCACTAAGCGATAGTCTGCAATCAGTGCAAAATCTGGCACAAGAGTATCAAGTAAATAGTGATAAGTGGTTTTTATTAATAGGGGATACATCAGAAGTTGTCCCATTAGTAACTGAAGGGTTTCACGAACGCTATGAAATGATAGGAGATACTATTGCTCATAGCCATCGGCTGGTGTTGGTAGATAAAGAAAAGAATATTAGGGGTGTATATAAGGGTGCAGACCCTGAGGATGCCGACCGTCTGATTTTAGAAATAAACGTGTTGCTTGATGAATACAGTAAGAGAAAGTAA
- a CDS encoding DUF420 domain-containing protein: MNTVRESNLTTEKDRKFLTVIALLSVAIPLVVAVLFFMPKGDTPGVDVSYLPGFHAILNSLTAIALVVGYGFVKRGNSRAHRAAMLVAFGLSSLFLVSYVTYHFLGQHTVYGGDAPLKYIYYFILLTHIVLAVVIVPLVLLSVYFGITNQLKRHRRISRWTFPIWLYVAVTGVLVYLMISPYYA; encoded by the coding sequence ATGAATACAGTAAGAGAAAGTAACCTGACAACCGAAAAGGATCGTAAGTTTCTTACGGTTATTGCTCTTCTTTCGGTTGCTATACCGCTAGTTGTAGCTGTTTTATTCTTTATGCCCAAGGGGGATACTCCTGGGGTGGATGTTTCGTATTTGCCAGGTTTTCATGCCATCCTTAATTCTTTAACTGCTATTGCACTAGTTGTAGGATATGGGTTTGTAAAGCGTGGCAATAGCAGAGCTCATCGTGCGGCGATGCTCGTAGCATTTGGTCTTTCGTCTTTATTTCTAGTATCGTATGTCACATACCACTTTCTGGGTCAGCACACGGTTTATGGGGGAGATGCACCTTTAAAATATATTTACTATTTCATTCTGCTCACACATATTGTGTTGGCCGTCGTTATTGTACCTCTGGTGCTATTGTCGGTTTACTTTGGTATCACGAATCAACTGAAGCGCCACCGTCGTATTTCTAGATGGACGTTCCCTATCTGGTTGTATGTTGCTGTAACCGGAGTACTGGTTTATTTAATGATATCGCCTTACTACGCATAA